A window of Castanea sativa cultivar Marrone di Chiusa Pesio chromosome 1, ASM4071231v1 contains these coding sequences:
- the LOC142634999 gene encoding uncharacterized protein LOC142634999, protein MLTVTSAGPVDVLPWKVYTDGVSNRKGAGIEIVLIAPERLVMEKSLRLGFIATNNEAEYKALLVGALMVRQLGGEMVELYYDSRLVVGQVNGEFEARDERMQKYLNRVKCALNVFKSFRVRQIPRGQNAHANSLAMLETSLGSKLPRVVMVEDMMTSCLASIPAVGIHSI, encoded by the coding sequence ATGTTAACAGTGACGTCTGCTGGACCCGTTGATGTTCTCCCCTGGAAAGTTTATACGGATGGGGTGTCTAACCGAAAAGGAGCAGGAATTGAGATTGTGCTGATTGCTCCCGAGAGATTGGTCATGGAAAAGTCATTACGGCTAGGGTTTATAGCCACcaataatgaggccgaatatAAGGCTCTTTTGGTAGGGGCTCTAATGGTTAGACAATTGGGGGGAGAAATGGTGGAACTCTATTATGATTCCCGGTTAGTCGTTGGGCAAGTCAATGGGGAGTTTGAGGCTAGGGATGAGAGGATGCAAAAATATCTCAACAGGGTGAAATGTGCTTTAAATGTATTTAAGAGTTTTAGGGTAAGACAAATCCCTAGAGGACAGAATGCTCATGCTAATTCACTAGCTATGCTAGAAACGTCCTTGGGATCAAAGCTTCCTCGGGTGGTGATGGTGGAAGATATGATGACCTCTTGTCTTGCCAGCATCCCGGCAGTTGGAATTCATAGTATTTAG
- the LOC142635015 gene encoding uncharacterized protein LOC142635015, which produces MQQRNGRLHTPSVVVESYHSDRAGRRRSHTGDRVSHDDELQKMQSEIDYLRRRLKRRRSDRQSPSFSSSDSFEDGKGWDDHQISKSPPSESRFVSSSLGKYKKGRGQRAGGWLYQGTGNDAMSKALRQISKSPFARRINKAKLPHRFSQPTFTVYNGRNDPVEHVSNFNQKMVVHSNNEALMCKVFPSSLGPMAMHWFDALEEGSVGSFEELTRAFGARFITCSRVPKPLDTLLSMAMREGETLKTYSDRYWETYNEIDGGVEDVAISINELLNHLLSRLEGQFGHQEARGNTPRPALDTINVILVKPGGKLRTSSRVMSVRGGLGDEAVKRGNQITKRVKVSAIPVLGFSEEDKEGRCQPHDDALVVTIRIGGYDVKRVLVDDGSGAKIMYLDLFNGLNLKAEDLEKYDSPLVGFDGKPMIPQGRIKLLVQVEDEEVQVNFIVVKAYSPYTAILARPWLHAMGAVLSTLHVKVKYPTCGRVGVLLGSQSVARQCLVSAIIKTTENPKTGADQKTL; this is translated from the exons ATGCAACAGAGGAATGGTAGGCTGCATACCCCAAGTGTAGTGGTGGAATCGTATCATAGTGATCGTGCAGGAAGAAGAAGGTCACATACTGGGGATCGTGTCTCTCATGATGATGAGCTGCAGAAGATGCAATCAGAGATAGACTATTTACGCAGAAGGCTGAAACGAAGGCGGAGTGATAGGCAGAGTCCATCCTTCTCGTCTAGTGATAGTTTTGAGGATGGGAAAGGATGGGATGATCACCAGATATCCAAATCCCCTCCTAGTGAATCCcgttttgtttcttcttctttaggaAAATATAAGAAAGGCAGGGGCCAACGAGCTGGGGGATGGTTATATCAAGGCAcgggaaatgatgctatgagtaagGCCTTAAGGCAAATCTCTAAATCCCCTTTCGCAAGAAGGATAAACAAGGCAAAGCTCCCCCATAGGTTTTCTCAACCTACGTTTACTGTTTATAATGGTAGGAATGATCCCGTGGAGCATGTTAGTAATTTTAACCAGAAAATGGTTGTTCATTCGAATAATGAagctttgatgtgtaaagtttttccttctagccttgGACCGATGGCCATGCACTGGTTTGACGCTTTAGAGGAGGGATCCGTAGGATCTTTTGAGGAATTGACAAGAGCATTTGGGGCCCGGTTCATAACGTGCAGCAGGGTCCCTAAGCCTTTAGATACGTTGTTATCCATGGCAATGAGGGAAGGAGAGACACTTAAAACTTATTCAGATAGGTACTGGGAAACCTATAATGAGATTGATGGTGGTGTCGAGGATGTGGCT ATAAGTATAAACGAGTTGCTCAATCATCTCTTATCTCGGCTGGAAGGACAATTTGGGCACCAAGAGGCCCGTGGTAATACGCCCCGACCAGCATTGGACACCATTAACGTCATTTTGGTGAAGCCGGGAGGAAAGCTCAGGACATCTTCCAGGGTCATGTCTGTGCGGGGTGGTCTTGGGGATGAGGCCGTGAAAAGGGGTAACCAAATCACTAAGAGGGTGAAGGTGTCGGCAAtccctgtcttgggtttctctgAGGAGGATAAGGAGGGGAGATgccaaccacatgatgatgccttagtagTCACTATTCGGATCGGGGGGTATGATGTGAAACGAGTCTTGGTTGATGACGGAAGTGGAGCAAAAATTATGTATCTTGATTTGTTTAATGGTTTAAATCTGAAAGCTGAAGACCTTGAAAAGTATGACTCACCGTTAGTAGGCTTTGATGGGAAGCCGATGATTCCTCAGGGAAGGATTAAATTGCTTGTACAAGTTGAAGACGAAGAAGTACAGGTTAACTTCATAGTTGTAAAGGCTTATTCACCTTACACGGCTATCTTGGCTAGGCCATGGCTTCATGCCATGGGTGCGGTCTTGTCAACTTTGCACGTAAAGGTTAAATACCCCACTTGTGGACGAGTAGGAGTGTTACTTGGTAGTCAGTCAGTAGCCAGGCAATGTTTGGTGTCCGCGATTATTAAAACAACTGAGAATCCAAAGACAGGAGCAGATCAGAAAACTCTATAG